The Longimicrobium sp. nucleotide sequence GCCCGCGTCGATGGCGATCTCGATCGGCACGTACTCGCGCACGCCGCCGTCCACGTAGGGGTCGGCGGGCGCACCCGGGCGCGAGTTGGGCACCGGCGGCATGTACACGGGAATGCTGGCCGACGCGTGGATGGCGTTCACCAGCTGCTCCAGCGTCTGCACCTGCACCACCACGTCGTCGCTGGGGATGGGCGTCGGCCCGGTCTGGTAGTACACCAGCTTCCCGTCGTGCAGGTCCACCGACGTCACCGCCATCCGCTTCTTCGACGCCCGCAGCGCGTCGAACACCTGCTGGGTGACGTGCGCCTCGATCCGCTTGCGCAGCGGCTTGCTGCCGTGGAACGACGGCTTCCCCTCGAGCACGCGGATGGCCAGCTCGCCGTCCAGGATGTCCTTGGTGGTGACGGTGGTGTACTCCGTCTCCAGCGCGGCGAGCGCCGCCTTCCCCTGCGCGGCGATCATCGGGGCGATCAGCGCGCCGGTGCTGGTGCCGGCCAGGATGTCGAAGTCCAGCCCCTTCTCCAGCATCAGGTACTTCAGCGCGCCCACGGCGAACGCCCCTTTCGACCCGCCGCCGCTGATCACGAGAGCTCGCATGACGTCCTCCTGGTGAAAGGGTGCCGCGGGAGGCGCGGCCGGGCAGGGAACCACGGGGGATGTTCAATTGCGGCACCTGCGGAGCAGAGCACAATGATTCCGTCGCGCTCTCCGCGTGGTTTGATGGCCTCGTCCGGAGCGTTTCGTCAGATCGGCGGCGGATCGGGCGGAGCGGGCTCGACGAGGTAGATGCCGGCCGCGGTGAGGGTGACGGTGTAGAGCGCGTCGAAGCCCTCGCTCCAGCGCGGCTCCTCCAGGCGCTTGTACGTGCCCAGCAGCCCGGGGATGGGGATGCTGGGCTTGTCGCTGCGCGCCTTGTTGCGGGCGATGGCCTCGCGCGGGGTGGCGCGGAAGAAGTAGCCGCTCACGCGGAACCCAGCCGCGCGCGCCGGCCCGATGTACCGCGCCCGGTCCGCCGCCAGCACGTTGGTGTTGTCGGCCACGAACGGCTGCCTGCCGAGGAGGCACGCCTCCAGCAGCAGCGTCTCGCGGCGGCGCGTCTTCAGCATGTCCATGTTGATGCGGACGTGCGTCTCGAAGAAGCGCTCGCGGTAGAAGGTGCTCTTTCCCGCCGCCTGCACTCCGCAGAACACCACTGCCTCCGGCCGCCACTCCTTCCGCTCCGCCATCTCCCTCCCCTCACGACTTCCACGCGCATCGCCCTCGCCCATCACCGCCCCTCGCAAGGATCGCAGCGATGGGAATCTCATTGCATCCGCGCCGCACCCAATCGACGTCATCCTGAGGCCGGCCACTCCGCAACTTCCGTCCACGCATAACGTTGCCGGCCGAAGGATCCATACTCGCCAGGCACGTGATTTTGAGTTTCGCGCCCGATTACGCCTTCATCGCTCCACGGGAAGAATGGGAAGGCGGCGATCCCGGTCTGACGTGCTGGACGGGCGATAGATCCTTCGGCCTGCAAGCCCTTGCGCCGGTTCTGGTTCCGGCGTGGCCGGCCTCAGGATGACGTCTACGGAATTACCGACGACATCACGCCGGAGGGATTCGGTCTCATCCCCTTCCGAAGACTTTCCGGGCGAGGAGCCATGCGCCGGCGATCAGGACGACGGCGGTGGAGGCGAAGATCAGCAGCCACTTCCCGCGCGTGAAGACGGCGAGCGGGCCGGCCGCCGCGTTCATCCGCGGATAGAAGCCGAGCAGGAGCGCGATGCAGAGGTTCTCCAGGTAGTCGAACACCACGGCGGCGAGGGGGATGAAGCGCAGCGCCCGGAGCGGCGCCGGCGCGTTCAGCCGCGCGAGCAGATACCCGGAGCTGAACGCCAGCGCCGCCCCGTACACCAGCGGAAAGAGCGTGTCGAGCACCAGCGTGACGATCACCGTCCCGCGCCGCCCGTCCGTCCCCAATCGCTTCGCGATGTCCACCAGCTCGCCCGGGCTCGCCAAGGGCCACGGGGCGCCGATCGACGGCGCCCCCTTCAGGCCCAGCAGCCGCCGCGCGGCGATGAACAGCCCCACGAAAACGAGCACCAGCGCCAGCGCGATCAGCGCGTTCCTCCCCGTCGCCCAGCGGTCGAGCGCGACCGTCCCGCCCGGAACGCCGCCGCCCGCCGGCATCGCCTGCTGTGCCGCCATGATCCCCATCTCCCTGAACGGTGTGACATGATTGGCAGATCCGCGTCAAACTCCCGTGGAGAAGATCGGGAAGAGGGGAGACGGAGCACAACGATTTCGTCGTGCGGGTGACAGACGGGCGGCGAGGTGCTATACGAAGATGCGGAGCGCGCCCCGCTCCGCCGTTACGAGCCACGAGTTCTGGAGACGTATGCGCCGGCTGGTCCTGTTCGACATCGACGGCACCCTGCTTTCCGCCGGCGGCGCGGGGAAGCGGGCCGTCCATCGCGCGCTGATGGAGGTGTTCGGCACCGTCGGGCACATCCCCGGCTACTCGTTCGCGGGGCGCACCGACCCCGAGATCGTGCGCGACCTGCTGCGCTCCGCCGACATCCCCGACCGGGAGATCGACGCCGCGCTCCCGGCGCTCTGGTTCCGCTACGTGGAGAACCTGCACCGCGAGATCCACGACGCCCGCGTGGACCCGCTCCCGGGCGTGGCGGCGCTGCTGGAGCGCATCGAGCACCATCACCCGGAGATGGTGCTGGGCGTGCTGACCGGCAACATCCGCGAGGGCGCGCGCATCAAGGTGGACGCGGCGCGGCTGGGGTTCCGGCGCTTCCGCGTGGGCGCGTTCGGGAGCGACCACGCGCTCCGCCGCGAGCTCCCCGCCATCGCGGTGGAGCGGGCGCGGGTGCTGAACGGCGTGGGCTATTCGGGGAAGGAGATCGTGATCATCGGCGACACGCCCAGGGACGTGGAGTGCGGCGAGCACCTGGGCGTGCGCACCATCGCCGTAGCCACCGGCCACCACCCGCTCGACGAGCTGGCCGGGACCGGCGCCGACCACGTGTTCGCGGACCTGGGCGACGTGGAGAAGGTGTGGGAGGCGATCACGGGGTGAGGGTGCGGCGCGGATCACACGCCAATGGTGAGATCGCACCGGAAATCCCGCACGCGCGAAGGGCGGCTGAAGCCGCAGCTACAACAACGGAAAGCCTCGCAAACTGCGCGAGGCTTCAACCGCACACCGCGCCCTGTTTTCCTGATCGATGAACGACGCTGACACGATCACCATCCGCCGCGCCTCGGTCGATGACGCGGTGGTGCTGGCGCGGCACCGGGCGGAGATGTTCCGCGACATGGGCGATCTTCCGGACGAGCTGTACCCCCAGTTGGTGGAGGCGACGCGGGCGTGGATGGAGCGCGGCATTCCGGCGGGCGAGTACGTGGCGTGGCTGGCGTCGCCCGCGGGCTCGGACGAGGTAGTGGCGGGCGCGGGGGTGCATCTGCGCACCATCATCCCCCGGCCGCGGGACAGGCGCGAGATCGAGACGGGGCCGCAGGGGCTGATCGTGAACGTCTTCACCGAGCGCGCGTGGCGCCGCCGCGGCGTCGCCGAGCGGCTGATGCGCGAGCTGCTGGCGTGGACGCGCGAGAACGGCATCCCCCGCCCGATCCTCCACGCCTCGCGCGAGGGCCGGCCGCTGTACGAGCGACTCGGGTTCGAAGCGTCGAACGAGATGAAGTTCAGAGGATAGTACGAAAGTACGAGGAGTACGGAAGTACGAAAAAGACGAAGCCCCGCGCCGGGAGTGGCGTGGGGCTTCGCGGTTGATGCCATTGCAGTTGCGTACTCTCGTACTTCCGTACTTTCGTACTTCTTTTCCTCACTCCATCGCGGAAAGAAGCTCCGAGACGCGGACCAGCGTCAGCACCCGGTATCCCGCCTGCTCGATCGCCTCGCGGCCGCCTTCCTCGCGGTCGACCAGCGCGAGCACGGCGAGGACGGTGCCGCCCTCGGACTCGACGGCCTGGATGGCCTTCAGCGCGCTGCCGCCGGTGGTGACGGTGTCCTCGATCACCACCACCTCGTCGCCCGCGGCGAAGCAGCCTTCCACGCGCTTGCCGGTGCCGTGCGTCTTCGGCTCCTTGCGCACGGTGAAGGCGTTCACGGGGTCGCCCGCGATCCACGACGCGTGGGCGATGGCGTAGGCGACCGGGTCCGCGCCCAGCGTCAGCCCGCCCACCGTGGCGGGGCGCAGCCCGGCGTCGCGGATGGCGGCGAGGCCCAGGCGCCCGACCACGGCCTGGCCTTCGGCGTGGGTGGTGGTGGTGCGCGCGTCCACGTAGTAGCGGCTGCGCGCGCCGGACGAGAGCACGAAGTCGCCCACGCGGAAGGAGCGCTCCAGCAGCAGGGCGATCAGCCGCTCGCGGTCGGTGGCGCTCACGGGGCCTCCCGGTTGGGCGCGGCGATCTCCACCCACTCCTCCAGCGTGTTGGGCGCGGGGTAGGGCAGGTTGAACTCCGCGTGCAGGTTGCGGATGGCGTCCAGGACGCCCGGGTCGTCGCGGATGTCGCTCTCCGGGCCGAACTCCAGGAACTCAAGGAACACGCCGGGCGTATCGCCGCTCACGAAGTGCCAGGCGTGCGCGCCCCGCAGCGTGGCGGCGGCGTGCAGCTCGGCCCACGCCTGCGCGTACTCCCCGCGCCGGTGCTGGGGAACGAAGCGCCGGATGCTCACGAGGCGGCGTTCGCCGGTTTTTATATCCATCGAAAGATATTCCTAAGTCCTAAGTCCTGAGTCCCAAGTCCTAAGTGAACAAGTGCTGAGTGCTGAGTGCT carries:
- a CDS encoding patatin-like phospholipase family protein encodes the protein MRALVISGGGSKGAFAVGALKYLMLEKGLDFDILAGTSTGALIAPMIAAQGKAALAALETEYTTVTTKDILDGELAIRVLEGKPSFHGSKPLRKRIEAHVTQQVFDALRASKKRMAVTSVDLHDGKLVYYQTGPTPIPSDDVVVQVQTLEQLVNAIHASASIPVYMPPVPNSRPGAPADPYVDGGVREYVPIEIAIDAGADEICCIILAPQLEKRATFEKPKPNVVDVLQRSIDLLSEEVGASDVKLSQLYTSANVWINAVVGKLRAAGVKDDVIVPAFQNAGVKNPFAGKRAVSLRIIRPQKPLRGETLKFSPDDMKANLEYGFQCAKEQWDASGK
- a CDS encoding AAA family ATPase; this translates as MAERKEWRPEAVVFCGVQAAGKSTFYRERFFETHVRINMDMLKTRRRETLLLEACLLGRQPFVADNTNVLAADRARYIGPARAAGFRVSGYFFRATPREAIARNKARSDKPSIPIPGLLGTYKRLEEPRWSEGFDALYTVTLTAAGIYLVEPAPPDPPPI
- a CDS encoding HAD family hydrolase, giving the protein MRRLVLFDIDGTLLSAGGAGKRAVHRALMEVFGTVGHIPGYSFAGRTDPEIVRDLLRSADIPDREIDAALPALWFRYVENLHREIHDARVDPLPGVAALLERIEHHHPEMVLGVLTGNIREGARIKVDAARLGFRRFRVGAFGSDHALRRELPAIAVERARVLNGVGYSGKEIVIIGDTPRDVECGEHLGVRTIAVATGHHPLDELAGTGADHVFADLGDVEKVWEAITG
- a CDS encoding GNAT family N-acetyltransferase, with product MNDADTITIRRASVDDAVVLARHRAEMFRDMGDLPDELYPQLVEATRAWMERGIPAGEYVAWLASPAGSDEVVAGAGVHLRTIIPRPRDRREIETGPQGLIVNVFTERAWRRRGVAERLMRELLAWTRENGIPRPILHASREGRPLYERLGFEASNEMKFRG
- the pyrE gene encoding orotate phosphoribosyltransferase, with protein sequence MSATDRERLIALLLERSFRVGDFVLSSGARSRYYVDARTTTTHAEGQAVVGRLGLAAIRDAGLRPATVGGLTLGADPVAYAIAHASWIAGDPVNAFTVRKEPKTHGTGKRVEGCFAAGDEVVVIEDTVTTGGSALKAIQAVESEGGTVLAVLALVDREEGGREAIEQAGYRVLTLVRVSELLSAME